In Halococcus salifodinae DSM 8989, one DNA window encodes the following:
- a CDS encoding DUF5518 domain-containing protein — MSSSLVRTHTLPPAWRYAVIGALASLPLAVVVNWFPYSEGDFAGGIMIFGAFIAGLIAPTRSAEPDAAGFRTGVLAGAVGILAPIAAAAGTAIENAVLAWPTTAEMVFFVGASAVILCLAPVFGLVCGRVGGWTAKRVATRWTADAS; from the coding sequence ATGTCCTCGTCGCTCGTTCGCACCCACACTCTCCCACCGGCATGGCGGTACGCAGTGATCGGCGCACTCGCGTCACTTCCCCTCGCAGTCGTCGTGAACTGGTTTCCGTACTCCGAAGGGGATTTCGCGGGCGGTATCATGATTTTCGGCGCGTTCATCGCGGGACTCATTGCCCCAACACGCTCGGCAGAACCGGATGCCGCCGGATTCCGTACTGGTGTTCTCGCTGGAGCTGTCGGAATACTTGCACCCATAGCAGCAGCTGCTGGTACCGCCATCGAGAATGCTGTGTTGGCATGGCCGACGACGGCCGAAATGGTGTTTTTCGTCGGGGCTAGTGCCGTAATACTGTGTCTTGCGCCCGTTTTCGGGTTAGTGTGCGGCCGCGTCGGTGGCTGGACGGCGAAGAGGGTCGCCACGCGATGGACAGCGGACGCGTCGTAG
- the hflX gene encoding GTPase HflX, whose amino-acid sequence MKAIIAKRVDAGTADTGEITDLARAADHEVVGTITQTRTEDAGLHFGEGKVDELAALVAETGAETVIFDNRLGPYQTYNLGGRLPDDTTVIDRFRLILEIFGQRARTRKAQLQVELAELRYELPRAETKTSLAQRDERPGFMGLGEYEESREQDIKAQISAIREELDGIEETEQHRREQRRESGFDLVALAGYTNAGKSTLLRQVATDVDVDENEELHPDLEPTAESENRLFTTLGTTTRRAAMDRPVLMTDTVGFIADLPHWLVESFKSTLDSVYRADLVLLVVDASEPVEEMREKLVTAHDTLYERNEAPIVTVLNKTDLVHPDELVEKREALSSLAPNPITVSAAEADGIESLLERIEGELPDYERERLVLPMTDETMSLVSWIHDHARVEDVSYGDQATIAFEARPAVIERARDKANDLPLPESA is encoded by the coding sequence ATGAAGGCCATCATCGCAAAACGGGTCGATGCGGGCACCGCCGACACGGGGGAGATCACCGATCTCGCGCGAGCGGCCGACCACGAGGTCGTCGGGACGATCACCCAGACGAGGACCGAGGACGCTGGGCTCCACTTCGGTGAAGGGAAGGTCGACGAGCTCGCGGCGCTCGTCGCCGAAACCGGCGCGGAGACCGTGATCTTCGACAACCGGCTCGGACCCTATCAAACCTACAATCTCGGCGGGCGACTCCCCGACGACACCACGGTGATCGATCGCTTTCGGCTGATCCTCGAGATCTTCGGCCAGCGCGCGCGCACCCGGAAAGCCCAGCTCCAGGTCGAGCTCGCGGAGCTCCGATACGAACTCCCGCGGGCTGAGACGAAGACCAGCCTCGCCCAACGTGACGAGCGCCCGGGGTTCATGGGACTCGGCGAGTACGAGGAGTCGCGCGAACAGGACATCAAGGCCCAGATCAGCGCGATCCGCGAGGAGCTCGACGGCATCGAGGAGACCGAACAGCACCGACGAGAGCAGCGCCGAGAGTCGGGGTTCGATCTCGTGGCGCTCGCGGGCTACACCAACGCCGGGAAATCGACGCTCCTCCGGCAGGTCGCCACCGACGTCGACGTCGACGAGAACGAGGAGCTCCATCCGGATCTCGAACCCACCGCCGAATCCGAGAACCGACTGTTCACGACGCTCGGAACCACGACACGCCGGGCGGCGATGGACAGACCCGTTTTGATGACCGACACGGTGGGATTCATCGCGGATCTGCCACACTGGCTGGTCGAGTCGTTCAAATCCACGCTGGATTCGGTGTATCGTGCAGACCTCGTCCTGCTGGTGGTGGATGCGAGCGAGCCCGTCGAGGAGATGCGCGAGAAGCTCGTCACCGCCCACGACACGCTCTACGAGCGCAACGAGGCCCCGATCGTCACGGTGTTGAACAAGACGGATCTCGTGCATCCCGACGAACTCGTCGAAAAACGCGAGGCGCTCTCGTCGCTCGCGCCGAACCCCATCACTGTGAGCGCCGCCGAGGCCGACGGGATCGAGTCTCTCCTCGAACGCATCGAGGGCGAACTCCCCGATTACGAGCGCGAGCGCCTCGTGCTCCCGATGACCGACGAGACGATGAGCCTCGTCTCGTGGATCCACGACCACGCCCGGGTCGAGGACGTCTCCTACGGCGATCAAGCCACCATTGCATTCGAGGCCCGCCCCGCCGTGATCGAGCGCGCACGCGACAAGGCGAACGATCTCCCGCTCCCGGAGTCGGCCTGA